The region TTAAATAACATGATGGAGCATGCAGAAAAATATAGAGCTTTAGATTGTATCGAATGTGGTTCTTGCTCATTTATATGTCCATCGAAGAGACCTTTATTACAATCTATTAGAGTAGCAAAAAGAGAAATAGTCGCAAAAAAAAGAAAGCAAAGTAATTAGTTGATGGGAGGGAAGATTGATGGAAGGAAAATTATTTGTATCTTCTTCACCCCATATTAGGGTTGAAAACACGATACAGAAAGTAATGCTAGATGTAATAATCGCATTATTACCTGCAGCATTAGGGGCATTATACTATTTTAGAATGAATGCAGCAAAAGTTATATTACTATCGGTATTAACAGCTGTTATTTCAGAAGCTATATTTCAAAAAATAACTAAAAAACCTATAACAATCAATGATTTAAGTGCAGTAGTAACAGGATTATTATTAGCTTTTAATATACCAGCTTCAGCACCATGGTGGATTCCTGTTTTAGGTTCTATTATTGCAATCTTAGTTGTAAAACAGTTTTTTGGTGGTGTAGGTCATAACTTTATGAACCCTGCTTTAGCTGCCAGAATTATGCTTATGATTTCATACACAGGTCGTATGACAGCTTGGGTAAAGCCAGGTGCTGATGCTGTCTCAGGAGCTACACCTTTAAGCTTTGTAAAGGGTGTTTCTGAAGTACCAGGCAATGCTCCAAAGTTATTTGATATGTTATTAGGTAACATAGGAGGTTCTTTAGGAGAGACTTCTGCAATTCTTTTAATATTAGGTGGAATATACTTAATATATAGAGGCGTTATTTCATGGCACATTCCTGCAATTTATATTGGTACAGTTGCAGCAATTACTTTAGTATACGGTGGATTTAATCCAACTTTCATGCTGTATCACTTATTAGCTGGAGGTTTAATGCTAGGAGCAATATATATGGCTACCGACTATGCATCTGCTCCTGTAACACCTAAGGGAAGAATTTTCTTTGCACTTGGATGTGGTATTTTAACTTCTGTATTTAGACTTTACGGTGGTTATCCAGAAGGTGTAGGCTTCTCTATTCTTCTTATGAATATTGCAGCTCCTTTAATTGAGAAGTATACCGCTCCTAGAGTATTTGGGGAGGTGAAGTAATCTATGAAACAAATGGTTAGATTAGGATTAATATTATTAGTTATAACTGCTGTATCAGCTGGATTACTTAGTGTTGTAAATGATGTTACTAAAGTTGTTATTCAAGAAAAAGCTATGGAAGCCAATCTAGTATACATGAAGGAATTATTGACAGATGCCGATGAGTTTAAAGTAGTGGAGAATCCTGCCATTAGTGATGTAGATGGTGTTGAAGAAGCCTATGAAGCATTAAAAGGTGGAAGTATTATCGGTTATGTAGTTAAAACAACAACTTCAGGATATGGTGGAGATGTTGTAATGTTAACTGGTATTAATAGTGATGACACCATTGCTGGAATGAAGGTATCCTCACAAAGTGAAACTCCTGGTTTAGGAGCTAGAATTACTGAAGCAGATTTTGGTAGCCAATTTGTAGGAAAGTCAGCTGCAAGTGAGCTTCAATTAAACACTGATATTGATGCATTATCAGGTGCTACTATTTCTTCAAGAGCTGCTACTGCTGGAGTAAATGCGGCAATAAAAGCATACAACGATGTATTAAAATAATATAAGCTGATAGTTTTGGAGGTGAGTTTATGAATATTAAAAGAGTATTTACTGATGGAATGATTTTTAATAACCCAACTTTCGTACAGGTAATAGGAATGTGTCCTACGCTTGCAACAACAACTTCTGCTACAAATGGTTTCGGAATGGGTCTTGCGACTACCGCCGTATTAATTGGTTCTAACGTAGTAATTTCTATACTAAGAAAAATTATACCTGATCAAATTAGGATACCTGCATTTGTCGTTGTAATCGCTACATTCGTGACTATAATAGAGATGCTTTTACAAGCATATGTAACTCCTTTATATGAATCTTTAGGTATATTTTTACCATTAATAGTTGTTAACTGTATTATTTTAGCTAGAGCAGAGGCTTTCGCATTCAAAAACTCAGTTATTTTCTCAGCGGTTGATGGTTTATCAAATGGACTTGGATTTACATTAGCATTAACAGTTCTTGGAATTATTAGAGAATTATTAGGTGCAGGATCAATTTTTGGTAAACAAATAATGTGGAGTAGCTATGAGCCAATGTCAATTATGACTCAAGCACCAGGTGCTTTCTTGGTTTTAGGATTACTTCTTGCACTATTTGGAAGTCTTGCAGCGAAAAAACATAATGCGTAATTAGGAGGTGGAATTCGTGACATTGGGATCATTATTTGTTATAATAGTAAGTGGAATATTAGTAAATAACTATGTATTATCTCGTATTTTAGGAATATGTCCATTTTTAGGTGTTTCTAAACAAGTAGAAACTGCTTTTGGTATGGGAATGGCGGTTACTTTCGTTATGACCTTAGCAGGGACAATCACTTATTTAGTACAAATATTTATTTTAAATCGACTAGGATTAGCATATATGCAAACTGTTACTTTTATTCTTGTAATAGCTGCACTAGTTCAATTTGTAGAAATGGTTATACAAAAAACCAGTCCTACTTTGTATCAAGCATTAGGTATATATTTACCACTTATTACTACTAACTGTGCAGTACTAGGGGTAGCAATTTTAAATATTCAACAAAAATATAATCTAATAGAAACTATCGTTAATTCAGTAGCATCAGCAATTGGTTTTACTTTAGCAATTGTATTATTTGCTGGTATTAGAGAACGTCTAGAATTATCTGATATTCCTGAAGTCTTTAAAGGATTTCCAATTGCATTATTCACTGCAAGTTTAATGTCAATGGCATTCATGGGCTTTGCTGGATTAGTGTAAAGGAGTGATAATATGAGTCTTCAAACAATTATATATCCCGTAGTGAGCCTTGGAGGAATGGGCTTGCTATTTGGAGCAGGTTTAGCGTACGCTTCTCAAAAACTTGCTATACCTGTAGATGAAAGAACTGTTGCTATTAGAGATGTACTTCCAGGAGCTAACTGTGGAGGATGTGGTTTCCCTGGATGTGACGGTCTTGCAAAAGCTATTGCAGCAGGAGAAGCACCCGTGAATGCTTGTCCTGTTGGTGGTGCAGACTGTGCAGCAAAAGTTGCAGAAATTATGGGCGTAAAAGCAGACGCTGGGAATAGAAAAGTGGCTAAGGTTATATGTAACGGAGATACTACAAAATGCGGTGAAAAATTTGAATACGATGGTATTCAAGATTGTGTTGCTGCATCAATGGTTCAAGGTGGACCTAAATCCTGTCAATATGGATGCTTAGGTTTTGGTACATGTGTAAAAGCTTGTGCTTTCGATGCAATCGAAATAGTTGATGGAAGAATTGCAAAGATTAATCCAGAAAAGTGTACTGCTTGTGGTAAATGTCTAGAGGTATGTCCAAAGAGCGTAATCGCATGGGCTCCTTATGAGCAAAGTGTTGTTATTACATGTAATAACAAAGAACCAGGAAAAGTAGTTAGACAAAAATGCAGTGTTGGATGTATTGGATGCCAAATTTGCGTTAAAAACTGTCCAACACAAGCAATTGAATTTAAAGATAATTTAGCATCTATTAACTACGATAAGTGTACTAATTGCTTTGTATGTGTTGAAAAGTGTCCTACAAAGGCAATTGAAGGAGATTTAGAAAGAAAGCAAAAATTTAATTTATAATAATATATTTATTAATAATAGAAGAGCCGCTAGCGGCTCTTCTATTATTTTCTAATTATCTAATAAAGTATAAGGTTTTTATTACTGGTGTTTTTTAAAGAAGTAGAAAGCTAGTGGTATCTTAAACACTAGAAAGTTTAGAACAAATTTTCTAGTGTTCCATGAGTAGATGTAATAGTATCAGATAGACTTTAATTAATAAGCTTTAGAAATACAATTATTTACTACTTGTATATTAAAACTGTTAATGGTAAACTTTTAATGTGTTTACTTTCTGTTTATATATTAGATTTTAAAACTATATCTTAACTAAATGCTTGCTTAAATTGATATTGTTGTTAAAATATTAATATCGTAAGATTTTTTCATTTAAAAAATTAAATTTAATCTATTATTTAGAAAGTGTGATGACTATATGAATACAAGAAAAATGGTACACTTAGCCATGTTGACCTCTGTTGGATTAGCACTTCATATTATTGAGTCCATGATCCCTAATCCTTTTACAGCCTTTGCACCAGGCGCAAAATTAGGACTAGCTAATATTGTTGGACTTATTACTCTAGCGATATATGGAATTAAATATGCATTAGCCGTTAATATACTGAGGAGTTTTATAGGTGGATTAGCCTCAGGAGCTGTAATTTCCATGATGTATAGTATGGCAGGTGCTCTTGTTAGTACAATCCTAATGTGGGCTATGTATAAGTTTTTTAGGAAATATTTTAGTTTAATAGGTGTAAGTATTTTTGGAGCATTAGGACATAATATGGCCCAGTTGACAGTAGCCAGTATGATTATTAAAAATCCTAAAATATTTGCTTATTTACCAATATTAATGTTAACTAGTATTTTCACAGGAATATTTATTGGAATTACCGCAAATTATACTTTAAGCAAAACTAAAGCGAGCATTGATTATATAGTAAGACCTTAAGTGTAAATGGGGGATAATTATGGGGAAACTTAGAAATTCTTGGTTATTAATATTGTTTGTTATTACTGGAGTAATTTTAGGAAGTTTAATCGGTAGCTTTTTTCAAAAAACACTTCCTTTTTTAAACTATGGCCCAGAACCATTAGGCTTAAAAAATATTGAAATTAATTTAGGTATTATTTACTTTCAAATAACTTTATTGATTAAAATTAATATTGCTAGTTTAATTGGACTTTTATTAGCAGTAATTATATTTAATAGACTGTAGGTGAAATTATGAAACAAATAGTTTTAGCCTCTACTTCGCCAAGAAGAAAAGAAATTCTTGAAGGACTGGGAGTTGAGTTCAAAGTAGTAGGAAGCAATATTGAGGAAAAGGTGAATGAAAATCTTTCTCCCCCAGAAATTGCCAAACAATTAGCATACCTAAAAGCAAAGGATATTTCGAATAAAATAAATGGAGATTATGTTGTTATTGGGGCTGATACTATAGTAGAATATAATAAGATACTAGGAAAACCTAGAAATATAGAAGAAGCATATAGTATGCTTAAGCTTCTTTCTGGTCAAGTTCATAGGGTTATTACTGGATTTGCAGTTATCGACTGTTTAACCCAGAAAGAGTTCATTGATTATGAGTGTACAAATGTATATTTCAATCATCTTACGGATAATCAAATACAAAAATACATTTCTACTGGTGAACCTATGGATAAAGCAGGAGCTTATGGAATTCAAGGGAAAGCCTCTTTATTTGTATCCAAGATAGAAGGGGATTATTTTAATGTGGTTGGTTTGCCAATATTTAAGTTAGGCGTAGTATTGCATAATCATTTTGACATCAGCCTCCTTTAAAATTTTTTAGGGGTGATTGGTAGTGAATAATTATTGTGAGTATACTACTATTAAAAAGATGCCTGAAAGTGAACGACCAAGGGAGAAGATGTTAACCTATGGTTGTCAAAGTTTATCAAATGCAGAATTATTAGCAATTATTTTGTCTACAGGTACAAAGGATAAGACTGCAATTGATTTGGCAAGTGGAATACTAAATATGTCTAACGAAGGACTGAGGTCTCTTAGAGATTGTACTATTGAGGAGTTAAGACAGATAAAAGGTGTCGGATTGGCAAAGGCATCTCAAATTATAGCCGCCGTGGAACTCGGAAAGCGTATAGCTTTAACAACAAAGGTAAATAATTACAAAATAAAGAGCCCTGATGATGTAAGTAATTTATTAATGGAAGAGATGAGATATTTAAATAAGGAAATATTTAATATTTTATTATTGAATACTAAGCATGATGTAATTGCTATAGAGAATATCTCTATAGGTAGTTTAAATTCTTCTATTGTTCATCCTAGAGAGGTTTTTAATAGAGCAATTAAGAGGAGTAGTTCTGCCATTATATTGGCACATAATCATCCAAGTGGAGATCCCAAACCTAGTGGTGAAGATATTAATATAACAAAAAGACTTATTGAAGCAGGCACTATTATCGGGATAAATGTATTAGATCATATAATTATTGGAGATGGAATTTACTTTAGTATGAGGGAGCAAGAATTGATATAATCGTTATGTAAAAGGAAGGAGCATTATTGATGGGGATGTTTAAATTTTTCTCACGTGACATGGGAATTGACTTAGGAACAGCAAATACATTAGTTTATGTAAGAGGAAAGGGAATTGTACTTAATGAACCTTCAGTAGTAGCAATTCAAAATGATACTAAAACAGTTTTATCTGTAGGTGAAGATGCAAAAAAAATGATTGGTAGAACTCCAGGAAATATAGTGGCTATTAGACCTATGAAAGATGGGGTAATTGCAGATTTTGATGTAACACAAAGCATGTTAAAATATTTTATTAAAAAGGCTTATTCTAAAAAAACAATAATACAGCCAAGAGTAGTTGTATGTGTTCCTTCAGGAGTTACTGAAGTAGAAAAGAGAGCTGTAGAAGAGGCTGCATTGCAAGCAGGCGCAAGAGAGGCTTATTTAATAGAGGAGCCTATGGCAGCGGCTATAGGTGCTGGCTTACCTGTTGAAGAACCTGCTGGAAGCATGGTTGTAGATATTGGCGGAGGTACAACAGAGGTTGCAATTATTTCACTAGGAGGTATTGTAACAGCTAAATCTATTAGGGTTGGTGGAGATGAATTAGATGAATCAATTGTTCAATATATAAAAAGAGAATATAGTTTAATGATTGGTGAGAGAACTGCTGAAGAAGTAAAGGTAACCGTTGGATCCGCATTTCCTAAATCTAAGGAAGAAAAGATGTTAGTTAGAGGTAGAGATTTAGTTTCTGGGCTGCCTAAAACCTTAGAGATAACATCAAGTGAAATAATGGATGCTTTAAGAGAGCCCGTAGGACAAATTATTGAAGCAATTAAATATACATTAGAGAAGACACCACCGGAACTTGCTGCTGATATTATGGAAATGGGTATTATGCTTACGGGTGGGGGAGCATTGCTAGATGGATTAGATAAATTAGTACGAAAAGAGACTGGAATGCCTGTTCAGATTGCTGAAGAACCTTTAGATTGTGTAGTAATGGGTACTGGTAAAACAATAGAAGAAATCGATACTCTAAAGAGAGTTTTAATAGCACCGAAGAAATTAGGATAAGCTGGGTGATATGAGTGGCTAAAAAAAGGTCAAAAAACGGTTCAGCAATGATAGTGGCAATTGTCGCTATCATTCTCATTATAATATCGGGGATTACCGCTAAACAAAGAGAAAATATTACTGTGGTAGAGAAGTGGATTGGAAATTTAATTACCCCTGTTCAAAGTGTTATTAATACTGGAGTTAGTAGTTTGGGAGAGAATATTAGCTCAATAGCTAGGCTAACTAAGCTTAAAACAGAAAATGAGGAACTAAAAAAAGAAGTAGAAGCACTAGAAAAAGAGGTTTTAAATTTATCAATGGCAAAAAGTGAGCTTGAAGAGTTAAAAGGTTTAAAATATGCATTGAACTATATTGAAGATACTGAAAAATACAATACTATTACTGCAAGTATAGTAGGAAAGAGTCCAGGTAATTGGTTCAATATATTTACAATTGACGTTGGAGAAAATCAAGGAATAAAAAAAGATAGTATAGTATTAGATTCTAATGGACTTGTTGGTAGAGTATATGAGGTTGGAGGTACTTGGTCAAAGGTTATTTCAATTATAGATAATAATAGTTCTGTTAGCTTTCAAATAATGAGAGATAGTAGTTTGCAAGGCATAGTTACTGGAAGTATTACTAATGAAGTTACGGGATATTTATTTGACCCTCTAGCAGATGTAATTGTAGGTGATAAAATAGTTACTTCAGGACTTGGAATTTATCCAAAAGGAATTACAATAGGAGAAATTGTCGAAATAGACAAATCTGGCGATCATCTATTAAAAACAATTAAGGTAGAACCATCAGTAAACTTCAAGAGAATAACTAAGGTATTGGTAATGGGACCAAGACAAATTGATTATTAATAAAGGGGAAACTAATAGTGAGGCCGATTATAATTAGCTTAATTGTTATATTAAATTTAATATTGCAATCTACCGTCTTTCAGTGGTTCAAAATATACGGAGTATTGCCTAATACAGCTTTAATACTCGTAATATCCTTTGCTATATACAGTGGTAAAAATAAAGGAGCTATGATTGGATTCTTTGTAGGCATTTTGCATGATATTGTTTTCGGTCGTACGATCGGCTTAAATGCTCTTGTATTTATGATTACAGGATATTTAGTTGGACTTATGGATCAAAAAATCTTCAAGGACAATCTAATTATTCCTTTCACGCTAACAGCTTTAGCAACAATTTTTTATGAAACAATAAATCTTCTCTTAATATTTTTGTTAGGATATCGAATTGAGTTATTTAATGTAATAAAAAAAATGTTAATAGTAGAAGTAATATATAACTCTATTCTCTCCCTGATTATTTATTTTTATGTATCTAAATTATTTAAGTCGAGTTTAATGAAAAAAAGATATTAATTAAAGGTGATGGAAATGTTTTTAAAAAAATTTAAAGATCGTTATAATGTAATTATTTTGATTTTCACTATTATTGTTGCTATTATAATTTTAAGATTAGCAACTTTAATGATAGTAAAAGGACAAGATTATCGTGAAGAGGCAGAAAATAGAATTTTTAAAAACATTCCTTTAAGTGCTCCTAGGGGCGAAATTAGGGATAAATATGGTAGATTATTGGCTGGGAATAGGCCTAGTTTTACTGTGCAAATTATGAGAAATGAAGTAGATAGTAATAAAATAAATCAGGTGTCATTGGATTTAGTAAATATATTAGAGAAAAATGATGATAAATATACAGATGAATTTCCAATTGTAATAACAGAAACTGGGGAGTATACCTTTACTTATGATATAGATTTAGCTAGTTGGAAGGAAACTTATGGGTTGGTAGGAGTTAAAGACGGAGAAGAAGCTTTCAAAATTTTAAAGGAAAGATATGGTATTGAGGTAGAGGATCCTTATGAAGCACAACTAAAACTCCTAGAAATTCCAGATTTAACTGTACCTATATCTATAAAAGAGGCAACTAGATGGAGGTATACAGATGAATTAAAAAAAGAAGATTGGCTTAAAAGTTATGGATTTAAAGATTTAGATATAAGTGCTATAGATGCATTTAATAAGATTAAGAAAAATTATGAAATACCTGATGATTATTCTTTTGAAGATGCAAGAAAAATTATGGTTATTCGCCAACAAATAAGAAGTAGTGGGTACTTGCAGTATAACCCTGTAAAGATAGCTCAAGATATTTCACCACGTTCTGTGGCACAAATTGAAGAGAATATTTTAGATTTACCAGGGATAAGTGTAGTAATTGAGTCAATTAGATATTATCCTGAAGGAGAATTGGCCGCTCATTTAATAGGGTCTTTAGGGAAGATTGCTCAACAACATGAAATAGACAAATATATTAAAGAATTAAAGTATTTACCGGGAGATATTATAGGGAAAACAGGCCTTGAGCATAAATTTGAAGAAGTATTAAAAGGACAAGATGGTTACCAAAAAGTAATTGTAGATTCTAGAGGAAGACTTGTTGAAGTTTTAGAAAGAAAGGACCCAATTCCTGGAGACACCTTATACTTATCAATGGATATTAACTTGCAAAAAAGAACAGAAGAAGTTCTAGAAGAAGTTCTAAAAGCAATTCAAACTGGAGGAACTTATGAAACTAAGTGGGGGAAAAGCAACTTTTTAGGTACAAGTGGAATTAGAGCAAATGCTAAGTCGGGTGCTGTTGTAGTAACAGATGTTAAAACTGGTGATGTTCTAGCCCTAGCAAGTTATCCATCTTATGATCCCAATCTTTTTGCTACAGGCATAAGTACAGCAGATTGGCAAAGCTTAATGCCAGAAAATGAAAGAGATCTTTTAGCCCCTAGGCCTTTATTAAATATGGCTTTAAGTACAGCAGTACAGCCTGGTTCTACTTTTAAAATGCTTGTTGGCTTAGCAGGCTTGGAGCAAGGACTTAGTCCTAATTATAAAATTTTAGACAAAGGATATATTAAGGTTGGAGGACACTCATTCGGTAACTGGCTATGGAACCAAAATAGAAGAACCATGGGCTATCAAAATTTAGCAGAGGCTATTAGAGATTCTAATAACTATTATTTTTACTCTTTAGCTAATGGATATGATTATGGTGCTGGAAAACCTCTTCCAATTAAAATGAGTCCAGAAATATTAATTGACTATACTAAAAGATTTGGACTAAATGATCGTACAGGTATAGAAATTGATATACCAAGGGAAAAATCTGGTGGAGTTCCTAGTATTGAAAGAAAATTAACAACAGTTAAGGCTATGCTTAATAACTATTTAAATAGACAAATGAAATTAGAAGATTTAGACCCAAATAAAGTTACACCGAATGCTGATAATCTAGAAACAATTATACAAGAAATTGTAAGTTGGGCAGATGAAAATCCATCCAGAGGAACTGTTGAGAAAAGGATGATTGAGTTAGGAGTAAAAAAAGAAAAAGCTAGTATATACACAGATGTTGCAAAGTATAATTATTTTAACCAAGCAAAATGGAGTGTAGCTGATACTATGAACTTTTCCATTGGGCAAGGAGAACATTCATACACACCTATTCAAATGGCAAATTTTATGGCCATGCTGGCTAATGATGGGTATAAATACAAAGTAAGTGTTGTTGATAAAATTAAATCAATTGAGAATGGAAATATTGAAGAGTATCCTACTGAGCTAATAGAAAGAATTAAATTAAATGATTACAACAACTTAAATGAAATAAGACGTGGAATGCATGAAGTTACAGCAACAGGCTCAGTCAGATCCCATTTTAATAATTTTCCAGTTGATGTTGCTGCTAAAACAGGTACTGCTCAAAAATCTGGTAAGATTCCACCAGTGGATGAAGTTGAATATTTAAAAACTCATCTATCAAAATTTGGTGTTTCTTTGCAGCAGGTAGAGGCAAGAATGCTTGAACTAAAGAGCAAAAATAAAGATAGTGCCAAATATATGGACGATGCTTTTGTTATGAGAGAGGCTATTAAGCAACTAAATCCTAAAATTAGAGATAAAGATATTGATCAATTTAAACCTAATTATGATAACTACACTTGGTTTACTGGATTTGCTCCTTATGATAATCCTCAAATTGCAATTTCAATTCTTATTCCACAAGGTGGTTCAGGAGGATACGGTGCTCCTATTTTTAGAGAGATTGTAGCAGAATATATGGGTTTAAATGCAACTGATGATAATGAGAATCTTAATATTGAAAACAGGTTGCTTAAATAAACGCAACTTGGGATTCTTTAGCGAAAGCAGCTTAGCTGCTTTTTTTATAGGTATTTAGGCTTATTAAGTTTTTTGTATATCAAAGAAGGATTTATCTAATTTGTGGAGAAT is a window of Alkaliphilus flagellatus DNA encoding:
- a CDS encoding RnfABCDGE type electron transport complex subunit D; the encoded protein is MEGKLFVSSSPHIRVENTIQKVMLDVIIALLPAALGALYYFRMNAAKVILLSVLTAVISEAIFQKITKKPITINDLSAVVTGLLLAFNIPASAPWWIPVLGSIIAILVVKQFFGGVGHNFMNPALAARIMLMISYTGRMTAWVKPGADAVSGATPLSFVKGVSEVPGNAPKLFDMLLGNIGGSLGETSAILLILGGIYLIYRGVISWHIPAIYIGTVAAITLVYGGFNPTFMLYHLLAGGLMLGAIYMATDYASAPVTPKGRIFFALGCGILTSVFRLYGGYPEGVGFSILLMNIAAPLIEKYTAPRVFGEVK
- a CDS encoding RnfABCDGE type electron transport complex subunit G, which produces MKQMVRLGLILLVITAVSAGLLSVVNDVTKVVIQEKAMEANLVYMKELLTDADEFKVVENPAISDVDGVEEAYEALKGGSIIGYVVKTTTSGYGGDVVMLTGINSDDTIAGMKVSSQSETPGLGARITEADFGSQFVGKSAASELQLNTDIDALSGATISSRAATAGVNAAIKAYNDVLK
- the rsxE gene encoding electron transport complex subunit RsxE, with product MNIKRVFTDGMIFNNPTFVQVIGMCPTLATTTSATNGFGMGLATTAVLIGSNVVISILRKIIPDQIRIPAFVVVIATFVTIIEMLLQAYVTPLYESLGIFLPLIVVNCIILARAEAFAFKNSVIFSAVDGLSNGLGFTLALTVLGIIRELLGAGSIFGKQIMWSSYEPMSIMTQAPGAFLVLGLLLALFGSLAAKKHNA
- the rsxA gene encoding electron transport complex subunit RsxA, whose amino-acid sequence is MTLGSLFVIIVSGILVNNYVLSRILGICPFLGVSKQVETAFGMGMAVTFVMTLAGTITYLVQIFILNRLGLAYMQTVTFILVIAALVQFVEMVIQKTSPTLYQALGIYLPLITTNCAVLGVAILNIQQKYNLIETIVNSVASAIGFTLAIVLFAGIRERLELSDIPEVFKGFPIALFTASLMSMAFMGFAGLV
- a CDS encoding RnfABCDGE type electron transport complex subunit B; the encoded protein is MSLQTIIYPVVSLGGMGLLFGAGLAYASQKLAIPVDERTVAIRDVLPGANCGGCGFPGCDGLAKAIAAGEAPVNACPVGGADCAAKVAEIMGVKADAGNRKVAKVICNGDTTKCGEKFEYDGIQDCVAASMVQGGPKSCQYGCLGFGTCVKACAFDAIEIVDGRIAKINPEKCTACGKCLEVCPKSVIAWAPYEQSVVITCNNKEPGKVVRQKCSVGCIGCQICVKNCPTQAIEFKDNLASINYDKCTNCFVCVEKCPTKAIEGDLERKQKFNL
- a CDS encoding Gx transporter family protein: MNTRKMVHLAMLTSVGLALHIIESMIPNPFTAFAPGAKLGLANIVGLITLAIYGIKYALAVNILRSFIGGLASGAVISMMYSMAGALVSTILMWAMYKFFRKYFSLIGVSIFGALGHNMAQLTVASMIIKNPKIFAYLPILMLTSIFTGIFIGITANYTLSKTKASIDYIVRP
- a CDS encoding DUF4321 domain-containing protein, with translation MGKLRNSWLLILFVITGVILGSLIGSFFQKTLPFLNYGPEPLGLKNIEINLGIIYFQITLLIKINIASLIGLLLAVIIFNRL
- a CDS encoding Maf family protein, producing MKQIVLASTSPRRKEILEGLGVEFKVVGSNIEEKVNENLSPPEIAKQLAYLKAKDISNKINGDYVVIGADTIVEYNKILGKPRNIEEAYSMLKLLSGQVHRVITGFAVIDCLTQKEFIDYECTNVYFNHLTDNQIQKYISTGEPMDKAGAYGIQGKASLFVSKIEGDYFNVVGLPIFKLGVVLHNHFDISLL
- the radC gene encoding RadC family protein — protein: MPESERPREKMLTYGCQSLSNAELLAIILSTGTKDKTAIDLASGILNMSNEGLRSLRDCTIEELRQIKGVGLAKASQIIAAVELGKRIALTTKVNNYKIKSPDDVSNLLMEEMRYLNKEIFNILLLNTKHDVIAIENISIGSLNSSIVHPREVFNRAIKRSSSAIILAHNHPSGDPKPSGEDINITKRLIEAGTIIGINVLDHIIIGDGIYFSMREQELI
- a CDS encoding rod shape-determining protein, which produces MGMFKFFSRDMGIDLGTANTLVYVRGKGIVLNEPSVVAIQNDTKTVLSVGEDAKKMIGRTPGNIVAIRPMKDGVIADFDVTQSMLKYFIKKAYSKKTIIQPRVVVCVPSGVTEVEKRAVEEAALQAGAREAYLIEEPMAAAIGAGLPVEEPAGSMVVDIGGGTTEVAIISLGGIVTAKSIRVGGDELDESIVQYIKREYSLMIGERTAEEVKVTVGSAFPKSKEEKMLVRGRDLVSGLPKTLEITSSEIMDALREPVGQIIEAIKYTLEKTPPELAADIMEMGIMLTGGGALLDGLDKLVRKETGMPVQIAEEPLDCVVMGTGKTIEEIDTLKRVLIAPKKLG
- the mreC gene encoding rod shape-determining protein MreC; its protein translation is MAKKRSKNGSAMIVAIVAIILIIISGITAKQRENITVVEKWIGNLITPVQSVINTGVSSLGENISSIARLTKLKTENEELKKEVEALEKEVLNLSMAKSELEELKGLKYALNYIEDTEKYNTITASIVGKSPGNWFNIFTIDVGENQGIKKDSIVLDSNGLVGRVYEVGGTWSKVISIIDNNSSVSFQIMRDSSLQGIVTGSITNEVTGYLFDPLADVIVGDKIVTSGLGIYPKGITIGEIVEIDKSGDHLLKTIKVEPSVNFKRITKVLVMGPRQIDY
- the mreD gene encoding rod shape-determining protein MreD codes for the protein MRPIIISLIVILNLILQSTVFQWFKIYGVLPNTALILVISFAIYSGKNKGAMIGFFVGILHDIVFGRTIGLNALVFMITGYLVGLMDQKIFKDNLIIPFTLTALATIFYETINLLLIFLLGYRIELFNVIKKMLIVEVIYNSILSLIIYFYVSKLFKSSLMKKRY